The following is a genomic window from Solanum stenotomum isolate F172 chromosome 4, ASM1918654v1, whole genome shotgun sequence.
GCTTCAATATTAGAgaaattacctttttttttactacACTCGGACATATGTTTTCCAAACAGTGTTGAAGCCCGATTAAATTCGAATACACACTGGAAAGTCCCAAATTGGGGGTAAAGAGCGTTCCATAACAAAGACGACccacattggagcccgactaaatccGGATAAAGAGTGCTCCATAACAACGCGACTCACATTAGAGCTCGACTAAATCCGGATACACACTAGGAAGTCCCACACTGGGGGTAAAGAGCTCTCCATAACAAAGACAACTCCGTACCCAAGGAAACTCAAACACAAGACCTCttgattaagaatgaatgaGTACTTATCACTCTACCACAACCTTCGTTGGTGAGAGCTCAGCTAACGTTTAAACAAAGAAACACGATTTGCTTTTCCCTAAAGGaggaaaacaaaagaagaaaaaagcaaGAAACTTCAATTTTATTGTCTCATTCACCACAACAAGGAAATAAAACTGGAAATTCATAactcttttgttaaaaaatatctACTACATTAGCATTGCATAAACAAGCAGTGATGGAAAAGAAGGGGAAGGTACGCGATGATGGTATAGCATTAGATTTCGAAGTAGGAGATGAAGTTGTTAAGATAATCAACGTCAAGAGCTCTTCCTTGCCATGTCCATTATTAGTATTTTCGCCGACTACAGAAGGTTCCTATCccattttactatttttccatGGATTCGGTCTCCAACCCGACTGCTACAAGTCCCTCCTCCTACATATTTCTTCCCATCAATATATCGCCGTTGCTCCTAAGGTACAGCAACAAACTCTGTATACGTACGtacatttcatattaatttgatttcatCACTATACTGATTGAAGTAAAATTGATCGAACTTTAGTTCAATAGATATGATCAAACCTGCATATCCTCAATTTCTGAACACAATTTAAAGATTACATAAAGTTAAGgccaaattaaaatttgaacttccTTCGACTAGTTTGATATCAAATTTAttctcaatttgtttgtttaaaatatGTTGCAGTTCTCTCTAATGACATCTCGATGCGAAGTAAGAAAAGCAAGAAAAGTAGCAGAGTGGTTATCAGCTAAGAAGCTGAACTCAGTCCTGCCGGAGAAAGTTCTTCCGGACCTCCACAAAGTCGCAGTCTCAGGCCACAGCAGAGGAGGTAAAACAGCATTCGCCTTAGCTTTAGCCTATGGATCAGGTAGCAAGGGCGAATCCATCACTTCAGGTACATGTCCCCACGAACCTATTAgcttttgttaaattttataaaatttttggAGATTATTGTAGTAACTCATAAACATCAAATCTTGGATCCACCTCTGTCAGGAAAGGCAACCCGAAAACAAAAACAACCCCCTCTCAAAATTTCAGCACTCCTCGGAATTGATCCTGTTGCTAAAGGGTCCTCTTGTTTGTGCTCTTCCAACATTCTCCAATTTATTCCTTACAGTTTCAATCATTCAGTCCCCGTAGCTGTAATTGGTACCGGCTTGTCAAACAAACGAGCATATGGTGTCTGTCCGCCCGATGCACCAAATGGGGTTAATCATGCTGAGTTTTTCAACGAGAGTAAACCACCTTGTTACTATTTTTTGGCTAAGAATTATGGCCATGCTGATATGTTGGATGATGGAAACAAAATGACGACTTTGATGGgaattatgaagaaaaaagggaaaaaggaatCAAAGGAAGATCTAAGAAGGACTATAGGAGGACTTTTCGTGGCTTTTTTCAAGGCTTATTTGGAAGGTCAAGCTgatgatttaattaatattattgaatCACCTAGTATTCGTTGTCCTATTAAACTTGATCCTGTTATATCCATCGAAGAGTAATTACATATGATTGATATAATCATGAAATAAATAAGAGATCATACCTCCTAATAATTGAAGTGTGTCGATGTTTGCATCCTATATTTGTATTTCGACAACAATGAGTGAAGTATATATGTTCAAtaaaaatgtttgtttttttatccTTTATTCATTTCTTTTATGAGACTAAAGCCATCTATAGTAAGCCACTCCTATTTTCACTTGGAGTAGATAATGCTTGTGCCAAACCAACATGTCTCAGGTCTCTGATGCTCATACTTTAACACGTTGACagttcaaacaaataaatatatgttttacCATCTCTTTCTTCATCATCCCTT
Proteins encoded in this region:
- the LOC125863323 gene encoding chlorophyllase-2-like — protein: MGKVRDDGIALDFEVGDEVVKIINVKSSSLPCPLLVFSPTTEGSYPILLFFHGFGLQPDCYKSLLLHISSHQYIAVAPKFSLMTSRCEVRKARKVAEWLSAKKLNSVLPEKVLPDLHKVAVSGHSRGGKTAFALALAYGSGSKGESITSGKATRKQKQPPLKISALLGIDPVAKGSSCLCSSNILQFIPYSFNHSVPVAVIGTGLSNKRAYGVCPPDAPNGVNHAEFFNESKPPCYYFLAKNYGHADMLDDGNKMTTLMGIMKKKGKKESKEDLRRTIGGLFVAFFKAYLEGQADDLINIIESPSIRCPIKLDPVISIEE